A single window of Chitinophaga sp. XS-30 DNA harbors:
- a CDS encoding dihydrodipicolinate synthase family protein: MAIKWKGVFPALTTKFTEDDELDLSLFSLNLQAQLEAGVEGVILGGSLGEASVLTTEEKAVLVQHAVEQIGGKVPIVVNIAEGSTREAVRQAALAKQWGADALMLLPPMRYRADHRETVTYFKAVAASTDLSIMLYNNPVDYKIDITLDMFDELAEMPNINAVKESTRDVTNVIRMRNRFGDRFSILCGVDTLTFEELVTGADGLVAGLVCAFPAETVALYKLIKAGKLREALPLYRWFMPLLELDIHPKLVQYIKLAEAQTGIGSEYVRAPRLMLVGEERERVLGVIEQALATRPVLPAYHQLNVTA; encoded by the coding sequence ATGGCAATTAAATGGAAAGGGGTATTTCCCGCACTCACAACCAAGTTCACGGAAGATGATGAACTGGATCTCTCCCTGTTCAGCTTAAACCTGCAGGCGCAGCTGGAGGCCGGGGTGGAAGGGGTTATCCTCGGAGGTTCACTGGGTGAGGCCAGTGTATTGACGACGGAGGAGAAAGCGGTACTGGTGCAGCATGCCGTGGAACAGATCGGCGGAAAGGTGCCGATAGTCGTGAATATCGCGGAAGGCTCCACCCGGGAAGCGGTAAGGCAGGCAGCCCTGGCGAAGCAATGGGGCGCGGATGCCCTGATGCTGCTGCCTCCCATGCGCTACCGCGCAGATCACCGGGAAACCGTGACCTACTTTAAGGCGGTGGCGGCATCTACAGACCTGTCCATCATGCTGTACAACAACCCGGTAGATTACAAGATCGATATAACCCTTGATATGTTCGATGAACTGGCGGAAATGCCGAATATCAATGCGGTGAAGGAATCCACCCGTGATGTCACCAATGTGATCAGGATGCGCAACCGCTTTGGCGACCGCTTCAGCATACTTTGCGGCGTGGATACCCTCACTTTCGAAGAACTGGTCACCGGTGCGGATGGGCTGGTAGCGGGACTGGTGTGCGCTTTCCCTGCGGAAACCGTAGCGCTCTACAAGCTGATCAAAGCCGGAAAGCTGCGTGAGGCCCTGCCGCTGTACCGCTGGTTCATGCCTTTGCTGGAGCTGGACATCCATCCCAAGCTCGTGCAGTACATCAAACTGGCAGAAGCGCAGACCGGTATCGGATCGGAATATGTACGCGCTCCCCGGCTGATGCTGGTGGGGGAAGAACGGGAACGGGTACTCGGCGTCATTGAGCAGGCGCTGGCAACAAGACCGGTATTACCGGCATATCATCAACTGAATGTAACCGCATGA
- a CDS encoding Gfo/Idh/MocA family protein has protein sequence MSSNRRNFLRQLAIGSGALAVGMPSFASSPIVPSDRELKQALELSGKQQRFNMSGYAAPKIDKVRIGFIGLGMRGPGAVQRMSFIDGVEIVALCDKLPDRATKAQQIVEKAGRPKAKEYSGENGWKTMIDNENLDLVYITSPWHLHTPMALYAMEHGSHAASEVPIALTLDDCWKLVETSERTKKHCMMLENCCYDFFELLTLNMARNGMFGELVHAEGAYIHDLRDLNFSKTGYESMWRLRQNASHNANLYPTHGLGPVAQCLDINRGDKMDYLVSMATNDFMMNAMAKEKAASDPFYKEFVDKPYRGNMNTTTIRTNKGKTIMIQHDVTTPRPYSRIHLISGTKGIASKYPSPERIAFGHGWIKEEELKELYDKYTPEIIRHVGEIAKQVGGHGGMDFMMDWRLIDCLRNGLPLDQDVYDAASWSCIVPLSEKSITKRSNSVDIPDFTRGSWKTNKPVDLTLNGGGNTGVRNIEKKDASKQLNVH, from the coding sequence ATGAGTTCTAATCGCAGAAACTTCCTGCGCCAGCTGGCGATAGGATCTGGTGCCCTCGCAGTGGGGATGCCCTCTTTTGCTTCCTCACCCATTGTTCCGTCGGACCGGGAATTGAAACAGGCCCTGGAATTGTCGGGCAAGCAGCAACGTTTTAACATGAGCGGTTACGCTGCCCCGAAGATCGACAAGGTACGCATCGGCTTCATCGGCCTCGGTATGCGTGGCCCTGGCGCTGTGCAGCGCATGTCTTTTATCGATGGCGTGGAGATCGTTGCGCTGTGCGACAAATTGCCTGACCGTGCCACCAAAGCCCAGCAAATCGTTGAAAAAGCCGGCAGGCCCAAAGCGAAGGAGTATTCCGGTGAAAATGGATGGAAAACGATGATCGATAACGAGAACCTGGACCTCGTGTACATCACTTCCCCCTGGCACCTGCATACCCCTATGGCTTTGTATGCCATGGAACACGGCAGCCACGCGGCCAGTGAAGTGCCCATCGCGTTGACCCTCGATGATTGCTGGAAGCTGGTGGAAACCTCGGAAAGAACAAAGAAGCATTGCATGATGCTCGAAAACTGCTGCTACGACTTCTTTGAACTGCTGACCCTCAATATGGCCCGCAACGGCATGTTCGGGGAACTGGTGCATGCGGAAGGCGCATACATCCATGATCTGCGTGATCTGAACTTTTCAAAGACAGGTTATGAAAGTATGTGGAGGCTCCGCCAGAATGCCAGCCACAACGCCAACCTGTATCCCACACACGGTCTTGGTCCCGTTGCGCAATGCCTGGACATTAACCGGGGAGACAAAATGGATTACCTCGTATCCATGGCCACCAATGATTTCATGATGAACGCCATGGCAAAGGAAAAGGCCGCATCCGACCCCTTCTATAAGGAGTTTGTGGACAAACCTTACCGCGGGAATATGAATACGACCACCATCAGGACAAATAAAGGCAAAACTATCATGATACAGCATGATGTGACCACGCCGCGCCCGTACTCGCGTATTCACCTCATCAGCGGTACCAAAGGCATCGCTTCCAAATACCCTTCTCCCGAGCGCATCGCTTTCGGGCATGGATGGATCAAAGAAGAGGAACTGAAGGAGTTGTATGACAAGTACACACCGGAGATCATCCGGCACGTGGGCGAGATCGCCAAACAGGTAGGCGGCCACGGGGGGATGGACTTCATGATGGACTGGCGCCTGATCGACTGCCTGCGCAACGGGCTGCCACTGGATCAGGACGTGTACGATGCCGCATCCTGGAGCTGCATAGTGCCGCTGAGCGAGAAATCCATCACCAAACGCTCCAACAGCGTGGATATTCCGGACTTTACAAGAGGTTCCTGGAAAACCAACAAACCGGTGGACCTTACGCTGAATGGCGGCGGCAATACCGGCGTTCGCAATATTGAAAAGAAAGATGCGTCCAAACAACTGAACGTACATTGA
- a CDS encoding OmpA family protein — protein sequence MKRLICCVMLSCCSMQLIAQEQKSELRLAEEAYARQEYALAGSLYTRVVKSKRNRTPVELVIKLANCHREVGHFSEAAEWYAQVVQRPDCPASAFFSYGEILRNLELYDSAKVQYTRFSTSQPDSLALKEAAMQGCDSAVVWKQHAVKLSHLNGLKELNTPYSEWISGVVKQGLLIVSNGYRRMLLNDGAESNPVTDKRTFQPYYNAYVYQQYAQGNATMYLEEMLPQLIGKYNYHIGPACFSSAEDTLYVTVNEQEKPEVRQKKGFVQGNRRLLLYYSVKKENAWSPLEILPGINLAGFSSSHPVLSMDGDVLYFVSDRPGGLGQTDLWYSEKQADSTWGKPVNCGPRINTVAAETFPTFNEEGALYFSSKGYAGMGGYDIYRATGSKATWETPENLQLPFNSGADDMGFILKRNGYEGYFASNRTGGMGSDDVYHFIDPAFFTGNSRNYPPRDGGLTPGKGTDLTGGITPGKPGEKETGGAVPGKGTDLAGGTPGGGKVLTPTEKEHIHELEKLRFLYDFNSATLLPESRKILDYASTILKQHPDWKLVVLSYTDSRGKDDYNLDLSALRCYAVIDYLASKGIPAKRMYYRNLGEQFLVNDCKDGVPCTEAQQRQNRRSELKIIY from the coding sequence ATGAAACGTCTGATATGTTGTGTTATGCTGTCATGCTGCAGCATGCAGCTGATTGCCCAGGAGCAGAAAAGTGAGCTTCGCCTGGCGGAAGAGGCATATGCAAGGCAGGAATATGCGCTGGCCGGCAGCCTCTATACCCGTGTGGTAAAGAGCAAACGTAACAGAACACCGGTGGAGCTGGTGATCAAACTGGCAAACTGCCATCGTGAAGTGGGCCACTTCAGCGAAGCAGCCGAATGGTATGCTCAGGTGGTGCAACGACCCGATTGTCCCGCTTCCGCCTTTTTCTCCTACGGAGAGATATTGCGTAACCTGGAGTTATATGATTCGGCAAAAGTGCAGTACACGCGATTTTCCACATCGCAGCCGGATAGCCTGGCATTGAAAGAAGCGGCCATGCAGGGTTGCGACAGTGCCGTCGTCTGGAAACAGCATGCCGTAAAACTGAGCCATCTCAATGGGCTGAAAGAACTGAATACGCCGTATTCCGAATGGATCAGCGGCGTGGTAAAGCAGGGTTTGCTGATCGTATCCAACGGTTACCGGAGGATGCTGCTGAACGATGGAGCGGAATCCAATCCTGTTACAGACAAGCGGACCTTCCAGCCGTATTACAACGCATACGTGTACCAGCAATATGCGCAGGGAAATGCAACGATGTACCTGGAGGAGATGCTGCCGCAGCTGATCGGCAAATACAATTACCACATCGGGCCGGCCTGCTTCAGCAGTGCGGAGGACACCTTGTATGTTACCGTGAATGAGCAGGAAAAGCCGGAGGTACGGCAAAAGAAAGGATTTGTGCAGGGGAACCGGAGACTGTTGCTGTATTATTCCGTGAAAAAGGAAAATGCCTGGTCTCCCCTAGAAATATTGCCCGGCATCAATTTGGCCGGATTTTCAAGCAGCCATCCTGTGCTGAGCATGGATGGCGATGTGCTGTACTTCGTGTCCGACCGGCCAGGGGGGCTGGGTCAGACCGATCTCTGGTACAGCGAAAAACAGGCCGACAGTACCTGGGGCAAGCCAGTGAACTGCGGCCCCCGGATAAATACCGTAGCCGCGGAAACTTTTCCCACCTTTAACGAAGAAGGCGCTTTGTATTTCTCCAGTAAAGGGTACGCCGGTATGGGCGGTTATGATATTTACCGGGCAACAGGCAGCAAGGCCACCTGGGAAACCCCTGAGAACCTGCAGCTGCCGTTCAATTCCGGCGCGGATGATATGGGATTTATCCTGAAACGGAATGGCTATGAAGGATACTTTGCCTCCAACCGTACCGGTGGTATGGGATCTGATGATGTTTACCATTTTATTGATCCCGCATTCTTTACGGGCAATAGCAGGAATTATCCGCCCCGGGATGGCGGCCTAACGCCTGGTAAGGGTACAGACCTCACCGGTGGCATAACACCCGGCAAACCGGGAGAGAAAGAAACCGGCGGCGCAGTACCGGGCAAAGGCACAGATCTTGCAGGCGGAACTCCGGGCGGCGGCAAGGTGCTGACACCCACAGAAAAAGAACATATCCACGAACTGGAAAAACTGCGCTTCCTGTACGATTTCAACAGCGCAACCCTGCTGCCGGAATCCAGGAAAATACTGGATTATGCGAGCACTATCCTGAAACAGCACCCCGACTGGAAATTAGTGGTGCTCTCGTACACGGATAGCCGCGGTAAAGATGACTATAACCTCGACCTTTCGGCACTGCGCTGCTATGCCGTGATCGATTACCTTGCAAGCAAGGGCATTCCGGCCAAACGGATGTATTACCGTAACCTGGGAGAGCAGTTCCTGGTGAATGACTGCAAGGACGGTGTACCCTGTACGGAAGCGCAACAGCGCCAGAACAGAAGGTCTGAGCTGAAGATCATTTATTAA
- a CDS encoding type IX secretion system membrane protein PorP/SprF produces MMQRKRTIYMTLLLLVAAVIPGKAQQNVQFSQYVFNGLSVNPAYAGYKQDWYMNAIYRHQWAGFPGAPRTGGISVDGLANSRDNKVGLGLQMMVDRLGPQEALSIYGSYSYRIPLDDEDTRRLCFGIGAGVTQYAIDGAALQYVDNDDEAIPTGKASTWIPDARFGIYYYTSRFYAGVSVMDLFALYTDATRYSWKGNNYAAIRKTQHVYFTTGTMLTLSPVLQLKPSLMVKEDFKGPTSLDLNAFLLINEKIWIGGSYRTNVKLWNKDNLIDDLTAVNAASVMVEFYANERLRIGYAYDLNVTRMAGYQGGSHEISLGFLFPSKKYSLTNPRYF; encoded by the coding sequence ATGATGCAGCGCAAACGTACGATCTACATGACCCTCCTGCTGCTGGTTGCAGCAGTGATACCCGGCAAAGCACAGCAAAACGTGCAATTCAGCCAGTACGTGTTCAATGGCCTGAGCGTTAACCCGGCATATGCGGGGTATAAACAGGACTGGTACATGAATGCCATCTACCGGCATCAATGGGCCGGTTTCCCCGGCGCCCCCCGTACCGGCGGTATTTCGGTTGACGGCCTGGCCAACTCGCGCGACAACAAAGTCGGGCTGGGTTTGCAAATGATGGTGGACCGGCTGGGCCCCCAGGAAGCTTTGTCCATTTACGGTTCCTATTCCTACCGCATTCCGCTGGATGACGAAGATACCCGCAGGCTCTGCTTTGGCATAGGCGCCGGTGTTACCCAGTACGCGATAGACGGCGCTGCTTTGCAGTATGTGGACAATGACGATGAAGCGATCCCCACCGGCAAAGCCAGCACCTGGATACCGGACGCCCGCTTCGGCATCTATTATTATACCTCCAGGTTTTATGCCGGCGTTTCGGTGATGGACCTGTTTGCGCTATACACCGATGCTACCCGTTACTCCTGGAAAGGGAACAATTATGCTGCCATCCGCAAGACGCAGCATGTGTACTTCACTACAGGAACGATGCTCACCCTTTCTCCGGTCCTGCAGCTAAAGCCCTCCCTGATGGTGAAGGAAGATTTCAAAGGCCCCACCAGCCTTGACCTCAATGCCTTCCTGCTGATCAATGAAAAGATATGGATCGGCGGCTCTTACCGTACCAATGTAAAATTATGGAACAAGGATAACCTCATAGATGATCTGACCGCGGTGAATGCCGCCAGCGTGATGGTGGAGTTCTATGCCAATGAAAGGTTGCGCATCGGTTATGCCTACGATCTGAACGTAACCCGGATGGCAGGTTACCAGGGCGGTTCCCATGAAATATCCCTGGGCTTCCTGTTCCCGTCGAAAAAATATTCGTTGACCAATCCCCGCTATTTCTAA